A stretch of DNA from Anopheles ziemanni chromosome 3, idAnoZiCoDA_A2_x.2, whole genome shotgun sequence:
CAACGGTCAGGAGGACATTGAGGTGCATGAAAAGGTAGAACACAAGAGCGTGGAACCTAGCAGGAATAGGCAAACGCAAGATGTGGCCCACATCGGAAATCTGCATGACACATGCGGTGttgagggaaaaacaaaacctgcgGAATCTTGTTCTCACGCTGGAAATGACCCGAACGGCTCTAGCTCTCAATCAGTTCTGGATGCGCCTACCTCATCCATTGCCTCACCACCCGCTTCATCGGATGCAGCCGAAGTAGGAGAAACGTCTGGGAAAAATCAACCCAGCGATGCTCCGGTGCAGATCACGTACCAGGTGTACGAATCGGAACGCCAGATGCCCGCCATCATGTCCCTGATCCAGAAGGACCTCTCGGAGCCGTACTCGATCTACACCTATCGATACTTCATACACAACTGGCCAAAGTTATGCTTCCTGGCACTGCATGGCGACACTTGCGTCGGTGCAATTGTGTGCAAGTTGGACATTCACCGGCAGGACACGCGTCGCGGTTACATCGCAATGCTAGCGGTTGATAAGGACTACCGGAAGCTGAAAATCGGAACCACACTCGTGCAGAAGGCAATACAAGTACGGAACGAAGGAATCGGGCGGATGATGATAATTGTTGGCAGGgttgtttcaatttcttttcttttttcttgcctgCACAGGTCATGGTTGAGGATAACGCTGACGAGGTAGTACTGGAGACGGAAATAACGAATCAGCCGGCACTACGGCTGTATGAAAATCTTGGTTTCGTACGGGATAAACGACTGTTTCACTACTATCTGAACGGTGTGGATGCACTGCGGTTGAAGCTCTGGTTTAGATGAATGCTTCCAATATGTTCTCCGCACGCCACAGGTCGTCAGGAGCAGTCCGGTAAGGTTCATTAGCGCAATGGTGTGACGTTTGGCGCATAAGACCTTCGGTTATTTAGGGTTGCATCGGTAGGACAAGGATCGATtataggtttgttttttttttaaagcaggCTCACTCGACCATACTCAACACGACTGCTTGTGAAACCGTTCGTTAAACAGGTTATAACGTACCCTAAGAGAAGATAGTTTGCAAAAGATCATTTACCAACCATGCGATCCGGTCAGCGTTGCGCAAATTAATAACGTGAAAGTGAGCTTATGTATGTATTTAGATATGGCTTTTTCCTAGTTTAGATATCTCGAACTCCTTTCCCATGCGGAACGTCACCTGTGCAATCGAATATTTCACCACATTGCGGCACCAATGCGTTTGATATAAGtatttaatcaatttgttGTACATGTTTCCAACTTGCCATAGGGCAAAAGCACGATATGGTTTCAAGAAGCAGTTTAAATTTCGTCGACCACATCCTTACTTTCCCATCGCGCACAGATCTAAAGGATAATGCATGTGTGCAGTACTTTTTGTGatgttgtatttttatgttatgtttttctcCGCTGGCTGCGTCGTCGtgtattcttttttgttttcccccgcgTCCCCGAGGAATGGTTGGGTTTGGTCGACCCTCTCGATACCCCCTGCGGTAAGGTGTTAGGTATATagataatttatttccaaacGATAAACTAACGAATACGCAAACAAACCTGGTGGTGTTCCTTGCTGCTCGTGCAAGGCTGAGCATTATTCGGGCAGACCGTAACGCTTCGCGTGGTGATGTAATATAGAGTGTGTCTTGTGTCGGTAGGGATTCCGTTTAACCACTCCTGTTGTCTTGTCGAGTACCGTTTCACAATTATGGTAGCAGGAAAAATAGCAACAATGATGCATCATGTATTCGCGCGTTTGGTGAATAGCATAAATCGGGATATATTGGCACATTGGGCACATCAAAAAGATTATTCAGTCGTTTTGAGCTCGAACCAAAATGCGTCCAcagattttaatttctttgaaGTAGTCTGGCGTtgctttttcattcatttttgtttttcaattcggTTTCGAAATGTGTCCACAATACAGCGCGCAAGAAATAACGCAACAAGAACATAAAATGTGCCGTAAAACAACATCGAGCTGTTTTCAAACTCTTCCGGAAAGTTAAACAGAAACAGGACAGTATGAAGAAATTCTAAGGCGGAATACCATTGTACATagtgaaacaataaacaaGTAAAATGTGAACTAGAAAACGTTTAGAAATTTGATAACAAAATTCGATTACAGGTAAGTAATTACcatgaaatgatgaaaaaaatgttccacGAAAAATTCTATAAATTAATTATATGGAATAGTTTCCGAAAAAGATAGTTGTGGAACGAAAACATGcccaacaattttttttttttttcggtgttcGGTTTTTTGGTCAAATCGTTCATGGACTCGAGCAACAGAGACGGGATAAAAttattacactttttttttattcaacactTTAAAGATCTTCTTGTTAATACTTATTCGCTAAATATTCCTTCTCAATTTCCATCTTGCTGCGGGTTCTGGTTGTTTTCTTGTGTGTTTATTATTTGTCTGCGTGTGTATTTCTGTCTGACTTGGGTGTTATTTGAAACCCCACACACTCGATTTCTTCCGCCTGACGAGGGACGAGAGCCAAAGCGTTGCAAGGATGCGCTAACTAAATCCATATACCAAGAGGAAACCCCAACGGGATTCGGTGGACCATTGCTTCTCGGTGCGGTTGTTGACGATTGTATTCTGTTTTGAGCTGGGGTTGTAATTCTGTTAATACAACACGGCTAAACGTGCTTCAATAAACTGGGTAGTAGCGGCACCACTACCTTTTGCCCATTTCTTACTGAGCACTTTtaccagtgtttttttttcctacaaatTCTACTGAAGTAACATTTGTCAGTTTCGTTTTCTATCCCTGTTTTAAACAGCTGGTGTGTAagtaaatattgcttttttgtgtgtgtttagaGGTTCGATATCGTAGCATAATAATTAAATGTAGTTAGCACacattgaagagaaaaaactgAATCATAGAAAAATGGATTTATCTTTCAACTATGGACACAATTAATTGATAAAACGCGACCATCATTGCGGGTTTCGGAGGCTAATAACCTAACACCGCCATCTTCGCACCCTTTGTTTGAGGTAAAATGTTGGTGTCTTTTTGCATcaaaggaaacattttaaaaacctGACAGGCAAGGGTGGCTTCTCTTACCGATGCCCAAAGTATATGGTTGCCCTTGGATACTTTTTTCAAGACGCGTGGGGGCGAGGTAATGGAAAACCCCGAAGAAGAAACGGGCAATCAGTAGAGTTTGTTAATTTAGCTAAATTAGGTCTAGTAAAAATGCTCGTCCACTGTCTGCTTTCTACGGAGTAACGAAAGATTCGAACGGCAGGTGGGCAGTCGATTGCATGgggtgttgtgttgttttacaGTAAAATGCTGTAACTAAGTGGAGAAAAATCGCACGACCAAAATACTGGCAAAAAGAATTGTGGGCAGAAAAGAGTTCTGCTCACCAGCAGCACCCCAGGACCTTGGCTCACAGGGTTAGCGATAAATTCTTTTGCATCTCGCTGTGTTTTGCCTCTCGTCACTTGTTTATGCTTCTCTTTCCTTTGCTCTTCTACATGCATTTGTTTCTTATTTCACACTGTTTTACTAGCGTTTACTTTTCCATTAGCTCCTTTTTTGTCTGTttctatgttttgttttaactcggttcaaattttcttttcgtatAATTGTTTGCTTCTTATTTTCTGGTTTTGTTATTCTTCATTTTAAACTTGGTTTTGCTTTGCTCGTATTCATCGGTAGTGATAAGGCAGATTT
This window harbors:
- the LOC131284500 gene encoding N-alpha-acetyltransferase 30A-like, with the protein product MDVIGRDDLPTDTKGSATKLTNGNVSLSEDNANTVAAATTGAGRKKTKRKSKAKNSHREDAESELKIDATLAKATAVEKLSAELVPLPKVATSMVEANGENVNSKCSTFGSSSSSSNHKGSHSNGLPADDDAFGATSVDAISKKLEECVQISRNGLTNGLPKHEDKSGHRSAQEEGSNKITTGDKEPSGKGSKKKHRSSQAKKAQTSNVDCKINGQEDIEVHEKVEHKSVEPSRNRQTQDVAHIGNLHDTCGVEGKTKPAESCSHAGNDPNGSSSQSVLDAPTSSIASPPASSDAAEVGETSGKNQPSDAPVQITYQVYESERQMPAIMSLIQKDLSEPYSIYTYRYFIHNWPKLCFLALHGDTCVGAIVCKLDIHRQDTRRGYIAMLAVDKDYRKLKIGTTLVQKAIQVMVEDNADEVVLETEITNQPALRLYENLGFVRDKRLFHYYLNGVDALRLKLWFR